A stretch of Halopiger aswanensis DNA encodes these proteins:
- a CDS encoding PhlB family protein, whose amino-acid sequence MTDVLECANCGQRTFYEKQRCLDCGNDTFCRRDPGTGMLQAVTAVHVTPDDVREPNRLGLASFDGTNIIAQLDDSVQVGELVSLAEADARIGTEPSVKLVAVNESDRNG is encoded by the coding sequence ATGACCGACGTCCTTGAGTGTGCTAACTGCGGACAGCGAACCTTCTACGAAAAACAGCGGTGCCTCGACTGCGGAAATGATACGTTCTGCCGTCGCGACCCAGGAACCGGAATGCTCCAGGCGGTCACCGCCGTCCACGTCACACCCGACGATGTGCGCGAGCCGAACCGACTCGGGCTCGCGTCGTTTGACGGGACGAATATTATCGCACAACTGGATGACTCGGTTCAGGTGGGTGAACTCGTATCGCTCGCAGAGGCGGACGCTCGGATCGGGACAGAGCCGTCGGTGAAGCTCGTTGCGGTGAACGAGAGCGACCGGAACGGCTGA